One Spinacia oleracea cultivar Varoflay chromosome 4, BTI_SOV_V1, whole genome shotgun sequence DNA segment encodes these proteins:
- the LOC110801081 gene encoding protein FAR1-RELATED SEQUENCE 5-like, whose amino-acid sequence MRKALREVMSDVRHRWCLWHILTKFSHKLGKYNDYELFKVELHNVIYNSLTQNEFEVQWCDVINKYKLEGEIWLAGLYHGREMWVPAFMNGMFWAGMKSTQRSESINRFFDGFVDKHTRLFEFAPFYIKAVESRTNDEQQADAADQRAVRPWATQFSVERAFRKVYTDAKFLEVQEQCNRVLYLTSLETTMVSAEVAHHKLEDRVWVLCKETRKEFSTKYRRNYIVQINLETKLAECECKLFESDGILCRHIIKVYDMHDIQDVPDDDVGTPGLTQTNKKRATTPKSVTNGCSQTKNKRTTKSTPKSVNKRNKCATPPDNVIVNDPVARNKPHRTPSCRHRSCVEPKKKTPIRRRRSKTNDVTGCSQEPPTQGADDVEFTHTSAGGIEMLSQDGSFGYFTSIVGGDDGLGLDNVDDLLCRNSLGWDN is encoded by the exons ATGAGGAAGGCCCTACGAGAAGTAATGTCTGATGTCCGACATCGATGGTGCTTGTGGCACATACTTACCAAGTTCAGTCACAAACTTGGAAAATACAATGACTATGAGCTGTTCAAAGTTGAGCTTCATAATGTGATTTACAACAGCCTTACCCAGAATGAATTTGAAGTGCAATGGTGTGATGTAATCAACAAGTATAAACTGGAGGGTGAGATTTGGCTTGCAG GATTATACCATGGAAGGGAAATGTGGGTGCCTGCATTTATGAACGGGATGTTTTGGGCTGGAATGAAGAGCACTCAAAGATCCGAAAGCATAAACAGGTTCTTTGATGGGTTCGTTGATAAGCACACTCGATTGTTTGAGTTTGCTCCATTTTATATTAAAGCAGTGGAATCTAGAACTAACGATGAGCAACAGGCTGATGCAGCTGACCAAAGGGCAGTTCGCCCGTGGGCCACCCAATTTAGTGTTGAGAGAGCCTTTAGAAAGGTGTACACAGATGCAAAATTCCTCGAGGTTCAAGAGCAGTGCAATCGTGTACTGTACCTTACTTCTCTTGAGACTACTATGGTGTCAGCTGAAGTTGCACATCATAAGCTGGAGGACAGAGTGTGGGTGTTGTGTAAGGAAACCCGCAAGGAATTTTCAACAAAGTACAGGCGGAATTATATCGTGCAGATAAATTTGGAGACAAAATTGGCGGAGTGCGAATGCAAGCTATTTGAAAGTGACGGTATACTTTGCAGGCACATTATAAAAGTGTATGACATGCATGACATTCAAGATGTCCCAGAT GATGATGTTGGTACTCCTGGTTTGACTCAAACCAACAAGAAGAGGGCAACTACTCCAAAATCTGTTACCAATGGGTGCAGTCAAACCAAAAACAAGAGGACCACCAAAAGTACCCCTAAGTCTGTGAACAAACGAAACAAATGTGCAACACCTCCTGATAACGTCATTGTGAATGATCCTGTGGCAAGAAATAAACCACATAGGACACCAAGTTGTAGGCACCGTTCTTGTGTTGAGCCAAAAAAGAAAACACCCATTAGGAGAAGGAGAAGCAAAACAAATGATGTTACTGGTTGCTCACAGGAACCTCCCACGCAG GGCGCTGATGATGTTGAGTTTACACACACTTCCGCTGGGGGTATTGAGATGTTATCTCAAGATGGGTCATTTGGGTATTTCACCAGCATCGTTGGAGGAGATGATGGACTTGGACTTGACAATGTTGATGATCTTTTATGCCGAAATTCTCTTGGGTGGGATAATTGA